CCCTGCGGGCGGCGATCGAGGAGGGGAACGCGACGCTGAAGGGCATTGACGTGCTCATCACGGCCGGGGTGACCGGGACAATCCAGTTTCCCAGTGACGATAGATTCTCCACCGTTTGGATGGAATCGAACAGCGAGGCGGCCCTCGAATACGCGACCTTCCTCCGCGTTGGGCGGACCATGACCATCAACCTCGACAAACGGTTGGGTCTGCAGCCAAAGAACGGCAGCCAGTCGCTGGCACCCACGGCGGCCACTGGGCTCGCGGTGGACGCCCCCGGCGTCCAATTGCGCAATTTCAGCAACTGGTTCGCCACCGGCTCCGCCATCCTCTTCACCGAGAATTCGGATGGTTCGACGCTTAAGGGAGGTGTTTCGATCCAGACGGCGAACAACCACACCATGCGCCTGATCGGGATCCTGCCGGAGGCGGACAACTTGACGATTGAGGACATGACCCTTGGCCGCGTCCGCGCGGAGGAAACCAGCGCCGCCATCATGATCGCGCGAAACGCCGTCTACGGCGGAACCGTGTCCGGCCTGACCATCTCGGGCGTGAAATTCAAGAACGGCGCCGAATCGGCCACCTGCTCCGGGTCAGACGGGAGGGGCTGCGACGGGCACGGCATCTTGGGCAACGGCTCAGTCAAAATCAACAATTTCACGATCACCGGCTGCTTCTTCAACGACTTCACCGGCACTGGCGCTTACACGGATCCGGTGCACCTGAATGCGGTGGGGACATCGAGCAACTGGACCATCACCGGAAACTATTTCGAGAACATCCGCACGGGGACCGTGAGCAACTCCCCCACGCGCGCGGCTCTGGTCCTGCCTGCGGCCAATCTGCTCGGCACCAACGTCATCAGCGGCAACACGTTCGACAACGGCGCCACGGGGTTCGCCAACGAGTTTGGCGTCGCCATCGCCTGGGATTCAAACCAAACCGGCACCACCGCCTCCAACCTGGTCATTGAGCGCAATCACTTCGACGGCTACAACCTGGCCTCCATCCGCTTGTACCAAACAGGCACGGTCACCGTGCGGCGCAACACCTTCGGGACGAAGACCACCTCGCAAAGCTCAACCGAACTGGAGGAGACCGCGACATCGGGGGTGATGGTGGCCAACGTCGACGCTACCGCCAACCGGAAAATCCTGACCTGGAGCCCCGTCGGCACGGTCACGATTGACAACTGCCAGCTATCCATCCCGGTCGCGGCGCCAACCGGGACCAGCAACAAGCCCACCTTGCCGGTGACACTGGACTTCTATTGGACTAACGGCACCACCGCCGAGCAGTACCTGACGAGCGTCGAGAATGTGGTCGCCGAAGGCTCCGTGACGCTGCCCGGCGTGGTCCCGCCTCAAGGCGGCTACATCCGCGTGCAGACCCAGGGTTCGGGCAGCCGGCCGGAGTCCTCGCAGTATTCCAAGAGGATCGACAACGTCAAACAGTTCGACTGCCAGCCGAGGATGGATATCGACTTGCGCGCATGGACAGACGTTCCCGCTGACGCGACCAGCCACGACGCGATCCTGGCCGCCGGTGCCGCGCAGCGGGCCACAGAACTGCCCAGCCCCGCCCACATTGCCGCCGGCACCACCGTCTGGTTCACCTACACGGTGCGAAACACGGGGAACGTGGCGCTCACGGGAGTCGTGGTCAGAGACATCCTGCACGGGCCAGAAGACGTGTGCCGGCTAGAACTGGTGCCGGCCGGCGAGGCGGCCGGGTGCGCCCGCCAGCACTTCGTCTAGCCGAGCGTCCAGGCCGCCGTCGCCGGCGGCACAGCCGCCGCCGGGCCGAGCGCCGCCGAGGCGACCAGGACTTCGCCCTCCGCGCGCGGCTCCAAACCCCCGGTGGCTGAGAAATTGACCAGGCAATGCCACCGCCCCCGCCGGAAATGCAAGGCGCCGGGCGGGGAGTCGACCCATTCCAAAGCGGCGCCCCGCACATCCGGCCGGGCCAAGAGCGCGCGCCGGGCCGCCAGCGCCCGTCTGTAGAAGTTCAGGGTCGAATCCGGATCGGCCTCTTGCGCCTCCACGGCCAGGGGCCCGAACCAGGCCGGCTGCGGCAGATGCGGCGTCCCCGCGCCGAAGCCGAAGCTTGGCCCGTCGCCGGTCCACGGCAGCGGCACGCGGGCGCCGTCGCGCCCAACCTCGTATTCGGGGTGCCGGAAGAAGGCTGGGTCTTGGCGGACGGCATCGGGCAAGTCGGCGACCTCCCGCAAACCCAACTCCTCCCCCTGGTAGAGGTAGACCGAGCCGGGCAGAGCCATGATCGCCAAGGTGGCGGCCTTGGCGCGGGCCAACCCCAGGCTGATGTCCTCCTCGGGGTCCCGGCCGCCGGTCAGAAGCCAGTTGCGGCCGTCCGGCGGCTGCGGCAGCCCGTACCGCGAGGCGTGGCGGACAGAGTCGTGGTTGGACAGCACCCAGGTGGAGGAGGAGCCGGCGGCCGCCGCCAGCGCCAGGTCGCGTTCAACGATTTCGCGGAACTGGGCCGCGTCGAAGGCGGCCATCAGCAGGTCGAAGTTGAAGGCCTGCCCCAGCCCCTCCGGCGTGGCGTAGCGGGTCCGGCGGGCCGGGTCGTCCGTCCAGGCCTCGGCCACCGCCGCCCGGGGCGGATCGTAGGAGTTGAGCACCTCGCGCCACTCGGCGAAGATGTCGTGGACCTCGTCCCGGTCGTAGAAGGGATGGTCCGGGCCGGAGGGCACCAACGCGACCTCCTCGGCGCTCGGCAGCGGATCGGCGCTGAAGTCCTTCGCGAGCGCGGAGGCCACGTCCACCCGGTACCCGTCCACTCCCCGATCCGACCAGAAGCGCAGAATGCCGAGGAACTCCTCGCGGACCTCCGGGTTGTCCCAGTTCCAATCTGGCTGCGCCACGTCGAACAGGTGGAAGTAGAACTGGCCGTCCCCCACGGGCTCCCAGGCGGGCCCCCCGAAGGTGGCCGTCCAGTCGGACGGCGGCTCGGAGCTGCCCGGCCCCTTGCCGTCGCGGAAGATGTAGCGGGCGCGCGCGGCGGATCCCGGCGGGGACGCGAGCGCCTCCTTGAACCAGGCGTGCCCGGAACCGGAGTGGTTTGGCACAATGTCGATGATCACCCGGATCCCGGCCTGGTGCAGGGCCGCCACCATCTGGTCGAACTCCGCCAGGGTGCCGATGCGCGGGTCCACGTCGCGGTAATCGTCCACGTCGTAGCCGCCGTCCGCGAGGGCGGAGGGGTAGAACGGGGAGAGCCAGACGGCGTCCACGCCGAGGGCCTCCAAATAGGGCACCCGCGCCGTGACGCCCACAAGGTCCCCAATCCCGTCGCCGTTCGCGTCCGCGAAGGAGCGCGGGTAGATCTGATACACGGCGGCGTCCCGCCACCAGTCGGGATTGGAGTCGATGGCCACGGTAAGGAACCTTAGCGGCAGTTTCGGCTTTGCGCTTGATTTGCTTTCACTTGACTGTATTTCGATAATCATTGGGTGAAAGTACTCAATCCGGGGCCGTGGCGCGTCGTCGGCCAATCGGCGGCCGCGCTGGTGGTCGGGATAGGTGTTGGGCGCTTCGCGTTCACGCCGATCCTGCCAGCCATGATCCAGCAGGCCGGTCTCAGCCCGCGCGGCGGCGCGGCCATCGCGACCAGCAACTACGCGGGCTACTTCGTCGGCGCGCTGCTCGGGATCCTCTTCCCGCGCCTGGTCCGCTTCCAGGCCGGCTTCCGCTGGGCCTTGGCCGTGGAGGCCGCCTCGCTGGCCGCCATGCCGCTGGGCGGCTCGGTCCCGGTCTGGAGCGCCATCCGCTGCGTCAGCGGGATCGCCTCGGCCGCCGTCTTCATGACGGGCGCCGCCGCCCTGGCGGCCCATCTGCCGCCGCGCCGCGCCCACTTGGCCGGCTGGGGTTACAGCGGGGTGGGCGCGGGGATTGTCCTGTCCGGCCTGGCCGTGGCCGCCGTTTGGCCCGCCTTTGGCTGGGGCCCGGCCTGGGTGGCCGCCGCGGCGCTCGCCGCCTTGGCGGGGTTCGCCTGCTGGAACCTGCCTTTGGAGGGACAGACTTCATTGCCCGATGCCGTCGCCCCCGACCCAGCCCCGGAGCGGCGGGGCCGGTCGGCGTTTCCGGCGTTGGCGGTCGCCTACGGCCTGGAGGGCGCCGGCTACGTGATCGCCGGGACCTTTCTGGTGGCGGCTCTTGACGAGAGCTCGGCCGGGTGGGTGGGCCCCAGCGCCTGGGTGCTGGTGGGCCTGCTGGCCGTTCCCTCCTGCGCCGTTTGGACCGCCCTGACCCGGCGCTTCGCGCCGCTGGGCCTCCTGGCCTGCGCCTTGGCCATCCAGGCCCTCGGGATGGCCCTGCCCGCCCTGGCCGAGGGCCCCTGGGCGGCCGGCGCCGCCGCAGTCCTGTTCGGCGGGACCTTCATGGGCGCGGTGGC
This window of the Bifidobacteriaceae bacterium genome carries:
- a CDS encoding right-handed parallel beta-helix repeat-containing protein, with protein sequence MAVDLDVKHLRERGAKAGRRAVGIAPLAVLALALGAVAPGGILPWLSGAAAADGATSAVPLDEIVNCADAPAGVRCFTVTSTLANDTGKTPGDANPGDGKCATAATGVCTLRAAIEEGNATLKGIDVLITAGVTGTIQFPSDDRFSTVWMESNSEAALEYATFLRVGRTMTINLDKRLGLQPKNGSQSLAPTAATGLAVDAPGVQLRNFSNWFATGSAILFTENSDGSTLKGGVSIQTANNHTMRLIGILPEADNLTIEDMTLGRVRAEETSAAIMIARNAVYGGTVSGLTISGVKFKNGAESATCSGSDGRGCDGHGILGNGSVKINNFTITGCFFNDFTGTGAYTDPVHLNAVGTSSNWTITGNYFENIRTGTVSNSPTRAALVLPAANLLGTNVISGNTFDNGATGFANEFGVAIAWDSNQTGTTASNLVIERNHFDGYNLASIRLYQTGTVTVRRNTFGTKTTSQSSTELEETATSGVMVANVDATANRKILTWSPVGTVTIDNCQLSIPVAAPTGTSNKPTLPVTLDFYWTNGTTAEQYLTSVENVVAEGSVTLPGVVPPQGGYIRVQTQGSGSRPESSQYSKRIDNVKQFDCQPRMDIDLRAWTDVPADATSHDAILAAGAAQRATELPSPAHIAAGTTVWFTYTVRNTGNVALTGVVVRDILHGPEDVCRLELVPAGEAAGCARQHFV
- a CDS encoding glycoside hydrolase family 13 protein; translation: MAIDSNPDWWRDAAVYQIYPRSFADANGDGIGDLVGVTARVPYLEALGVDAVWLSPFYPSALADGGYDVDDYRDVDPRIGTLAEFDQMVAALHQAGIRVIIDIVPNHSGSGHAWFKEALASPPGSAARARYIFRDGKGPGSSEPPSDWTATFGGPAWEPVGDGQFYFHLFDVAQPDWNWDNPEVREEFLGILRFWSDRGVDGYRVDVASALAKDFSADPLPSAEEVALVPSGPDHPFYDRDEVHDIFAEWREVLNSYDPPRAAVAEAWTDDPARRTRYATPEGLGQAFNFDLLMAAFDAAQFREIVERDLALAAAAGSSSTWVLSNHDSVRHASRYGLPQPPDGRNWLLTGGRDPEEDISLGLARAKAATLAIMALPGSVYLYQGEELGLREVADLPDAVRQDPAFFRHPEYEVGRDGARVPLPWTGDGPSFGFGAGTPHLPQPAWFGPLAVEAQEADPDSTLNFYRRALAARRALLARPDVRGAALEWVDSPPGALHFRRGRWHCLVNFSATGGLEPRAEGEVLVASAALGPAAAVPPATAAWTLG
- a CDS encoding YbfB/YjiJ family MFS transporter; its protein translation is MKVLNPGPWRVVGQSAAALVVGIGVGRFAFTPILPAMIQQAGLSPRGGAAIATSNYAGYFVGALLGILFPRLVRFQAGFRWALAVEAASLAAMPLGGSVPVWSAIRCVSGIASAAVFMTGAAALAAHLPPRRAHLAGWGYSGVGAGIVLSGLAVAAVWPAFGWGPAWVAAAALAALAGFACWNLPLEGQTSLPDAVAPDPAPERRGRSAFPALAVAYGLEGAGYVIAGTFLVAALDESSAGWVGPSAWVLVGLLAVPSCAVWTALTRRFAPLGLLACALAIQALGMALPALAEGPWAAGAAAVLFGGTFMGAVA